Proteins found in one Sorghum bicolor cultivar BTx623 chromosome 1, Sorghum_bicolor_NCBIv3, whole genome shotgun sequence genomic segment:
- the LOC8062253 gene encoding protein CUP-SHAPED COTYLEDON 1 — MEEGLPPGFRFHPTDEELVTYYLTRKVSDFAFATRAIADVDLNKCEPWDLPSKASMGEKEWYFFSMRDRKYPTGIRTNRATDSGYWKTTGKDKEIFHCGMLVGMKKTLVFYRGRAPKGQKTSWVMHEYRLQNKFPYKPNKEEWVVCRVFKKCQVIKMRPPQDSPTMGSPCHDAGNASLGELGELDVSSILGGLAAAAAHTSSGSPPGVLHHQGSAAAAESFVGAHNRPVDMSAYMSWMAAANQGAAAAAAMLPWATTTPPGLFGNVFAPNNHQLLQKPLPFAGGCSGQPRGLGGVVANNVVVGSGEHAMFGSSVVKVGMECDQQQQPEQQLGMDESTWRTF; from the exons ATGGAGGAGGGGCTGCCGCCGGGGTTCCGGTTCCACCCGACGGACGAGGAGCTCGTCACCTACTACCTCACCCGCAAGGTCTCCGACTTCGCCTTCGCCACCCGCGCCATCGCCGACGTCGACCTCAACAAGTGCGAGCCATGGGACCTCCCAA GCAAAGCTAGCATGGGCGAGAAAGAATGGTACTTCTTCAGCATGCGTGACAGGAAATACCCGACTGGAATCCGGACGAACCGCGCCACTGATTCAGGCTACTGGAAGACGACGGGCAAGGACAAGGAGATCTTCCACTGCGGCATGCTCGTGGGGATGAAGAAAACCCTAGTCTTCTACAGGGGCAGGGCTCCCAAGGGCCAGAAGACCAGCTGGGTCATGCACGAGTACAGGCTCCAGAACAAGTTCCCCTACAAACCAAACAAG GAGGAATGGGTGGTGTGCAGGGTGTTCAAGAAGTGCCAGGTCATCAAGATGAGACCGCCACAGGACAGCCCCACGATGGGCTCCCCATGCCACGACGCCGGCAACGCCTCCCTGGGCGAGCTCGGGGAGCTCGACGTGTCCTCCATCCTCGGCGGcctggccgccgccgcggcgcacACATCATCCGGCTCGCCGCCGGGCGTGCTGCATCACCAgggctccgccgccgccgccgagagcTTCGTCGGCGCCCACAACAGGCCGGTGGACATGAGCGCGTACATGAGCTGGATGGCGGCGGCCAACCAGGGCGCCGCAGCGGCCGCCGCCATGCTTCCCTGGGCCACGACGACGCCGCCGGGATTGTTCGGCAATGTCTTCGCGCCGAATAACCACCAGCTGCTGCAGAAGCCGCTTCCGTTCGCCGGCGGGTGCAGCGGCCAGCCGCGAGGGCTCGGTGGCGTCGTGGCAAACAACGTCGTCGTCGGAAGTGGTGAGCATGCCATGTTCGGGAGCTCCGTGGTGAAGGTTGGCATGGAATGtgatcagcagcagcagccggagcAGCAGCTGGGGATGGACGAGTCGACATGGAGAACATTCTGA